From the Oleiphilus messinensis genome, one window contains:
- a CDS encoding DUF6316 family protein has translation MQAQRWEDTGKRFHPKTDRFVYSDQKWYFITREDGCMGPYESKEAAEDGLCSFLMELLEKNKICPI, from the coding sequence ATGCAAGCACAGCGATGGGAAGACACAGGGAAACGTTTCCACCCCAAAACAGACCGTTTCGTCTATTCAGATCAGAAATGGTATTTCATAACGCGAGAAGACGGGTGTATGGGCCCCTATGAATCAAAAGAAGCCGCCGAAGACGGTTTATGCTCTTTTCTCATGGAATTACTCGAAAAAAACAAAATTTGTCCCATATAA
- the asnS gene encoding asparagine--tRNA ligase has protein sequence MSTHLITELFQNKATPGSIVTVKGWVRSRRDSKAGISFLHIHDGSCFDSIQAVLPNTLANYEEELLKLSAGCSVIVTGELVESPGKGQSFEIQGQSVEVIGWVDDPETYPIAKKRHTFEYLRTVAHLRPRTNAFGAVTRVRTALANAIHRYFHERHFHWINTPILTASDCEGAGELFRVSTLDMVNLPKNETGAIDFAEDFFGQETFLTVSGQLNVESYCLAMSRVYTFGPTFRAENSNTSRHLAEFWMVEPEIAFANLHDNADLAEDFLKYLFKAVLNERIDDMTFFTDRINPDAISRMQHVVDKPFERLDYTKAIEILQACPQKFEYPVEWGIDLQSEHERYLAEKHVGAPVIIMNYPKEIKAFYMRLNDDNKTVAAMDVLAPGIGEIIGGSQREERLGVLDARMGDMDHKEALWWYRDLRRYGTVPHAGFGLGFERLLNYITGMENIRDAIPFPRTPKSAHF, from the coding sequence ATGAGCACGCATCTAATCACTGAACTGTTCCAAAACAAAGCAACTCCAGGATCCATCGTCACAGTAAAAGGCTGGGTCAGATCACGCCGGGATTCCAAAGCCGGGATCTCGTTCCTACATATTCACGATGGCAGCTGTTTTGATTCAATTCAGGCAGTGTTACCCAATACGCTAGCAAACTATGAAGAAGAACTCTTGAAGCTGTCCGCAGGCTGTTCCGTTATTGTGACAGGGGAACTGGTTGAGTCGCCTGGAAAAGGGCAAAGTTTCGAAATTCAAGGGCAATCCGTTGAGGTGATCGGCTGGGTTGATGACCCGGAAACCTATCCAATCGCGAAAAAACGACACACTTTTGAGTATTTGCGTACTGTGGCTCATTTGCGTCCACGGACTAATGCGTTTGGTGCCGTCACCCGCGTCCGCACGGCGCTTGCCAATGCAATACACCGCTATTTTCATGAACGGCATTTTCACTGGATCAATACCCCGATTCTGACCGCAAGTGATTGCGAGGGGGCCGGTGAGCTGTTCCGCGTCAGTACACTGGACATGGTTAACCTGCCCAAGAACGAAACCGGCGCTATCGACTTTGCTGAGGATTTCTTCGGACAGGAAACGTTTCTTACCGTTTCCGGTCAGCTGAATGTGGAATCATATTGCCTGGCCATGTCACGAGTGTATACTTTCGGCCCGACATTCCGGGCAGAAAACTCCAATACCAGTCGCCACCTTGCTGAATTCTGGATGGTCGAACCGGAAATTGCATTTGCCAATCTGCATGACAATGCAGACCTGGCCGAAGATTTTTTAAAATACCTGTTCAAGGCGGTACTCAACGAACGTATTGATGATATGACGTTCTTTACCGACAGAATCAATCCTGATGCGATCTCCCGAATGCAGCACGTTGTTGATAAACCTTTCGAGCGTCTGGATTACACAAAAGCAATCGAGATTCTGCAAGCCTGTCCACAAAAATTTGAATATCCAGTTGAGTGGGGCATCGACCTGCAGTCTGAACATGAGCGCTATCTCGCTGAGAAGCATGTCGGCGCACCTGTCATCATTATGAATTACCCAAAAGAAATCAAAGCATTCTATATGCGCCTGAACGATGACAACAAAACCGTGGCCGCAATGGATGTACTGGCCCCCGGTATTGGCGAAATTATCGGCGGCAGTCAGCGTGAGGAACGGCTGGGCGTTCTGGATGCGCGTATGGGGGACATGGACCACAAAGAAGCGCTTTGGTGGTACCGTGATTTAAGACGTTACGGCACCGTGCCCCATGCTGGTTTCGGTCTCGGCTTTGAGCGCCTTCTGAACTACATAACCGGGATGGAAAACATTCGGGATGCGATACCATTTCCACGCACTCCCAAGTCGGCCCATTTCTAA
- a CDS encoding alpha/beta hydrolase → MDLLPHIEVEPAQEATASVIWLHGLGADGHDFEPIVPELGLSENHGVRFIFPHAPAIPVTINGGYVMPAWYDILEMNIQRRVDESQLRISAQSIRAFIERELNRGIPSERIILAGFSQGGAVAYETALTYPKPLAGLLALSTYFATADSITLSDANKALPISIMHGTLDPIVPEMLGQQAYQVLTEKGYAATYKTYPMEHNVCPPQIKDIGHWITTLLE, encoded by the coding sequence ATGGACTTATTACCTCATATTGAAGTCGAACCCGCCCAAGAAGCAACTGCCAGTGTGATCTGGCTTCACGGGCTCGGAGCTGATGGGCACGATTTCGAGCCTATCGTTCCCGAACTCGGGTTATCAGAGAATCACGGTGTACGGTTTATCTTCCCACACGCGCCCGCAATCCCGGTCACAATCAATGGTGGCTACGTCATGCCAGCCTGGTATGACATTTTGGAAATGAATATCCAACGCCGCGTAGATGAATCACAGTTAAGAATTTCCGCACAATCCATCAGAGCCTTTATCGAGCGGGAGTTGAACCGGGGGATTCCATCGGAACGAATCATTCTCGCAGGATTTTCACAAGGGGGCGCAGTTGCCTACGAAACTGCACTGACCTACCCTAAACCTCTCGCCGGCTTGCTGGCACTCTCTACTTACTTTGCTACGGCAGATTCCATTACGCTATCGGATGCCAACAAGGCCCTGCCCATCAGCATTATGCATGGTACATTAGACCCGATTGTTCCTGAAATGCTGGGACAACAGGCCTACCAGGTGCTCACTGAAAAGGGCTATGCAGCAACCTATAAAACCTATCCGATGGAGCATAATGTTTGCCCCCCTCAGATTAAAGATATTGGTCACTGGATTACAACTTTGCTGGAATAG
- a CDS encoding desulfoferrodoxin family protein, with the protein MDRRHFIQFGLAGLGGAVVGREVLNPSTALAGSGHKSMAGGVYYTKESPGRWSKKVDGHLPHFEIEKAGMDTMVRVLTGHEMKGYEHYIVKHVLLDADFGFLQENMFDPMKDKSPISDFKLTGYTGKLYALSMCNKHDVWLNSIEI; encoded by the coding sequence ATGGATCGTAGACATTTTATACAGTTTGGTTTGGCGGGTCTGGGCGGAGCCGTTGTGGGTCGGGAAGTTTTAAATCCTTCCACAGCGTTGGCCGGATCAGGTCATAAGAGTATGGCCGGGGGCGTTTACTACACTAAAGAGTCTCCTGGACGATGGAGTAAGAAGGTGGATGGCCATTTACCCCATTTCGAGATTGAGAAAGCCGGCATGGATACCATGGTACGTGTATTGACAGGTCATGAAATGAAGGGCTACGAGCACTACATCGTCAAGCACGTATTGCTCGATGCTGATTTCGGCTTCCTTCAGGAGAATATGTTTGATCCAATGAAAGACAAGTCACCTATCTCTGATTTTAAACTGACCGGATACACCGGAAAGCTCTATGCATTGAGCATGTGTAATAAACACGATGTTTGGCTCAATTCAATCGAGATATAG
- a CDS encoding alpha/beta hydrolase, with protein sequence MTLMRIFIVLLLLGVTGCESMTAFYFHPSKPYYNDPQDFGIEYQEIVVPTEDGEQLVNWFFPASAPVKGYVVFFHGNAENISTHFASVYWLPEAGYSVFLADYRGFGKSTGHAVLPVVLDDMRAVFAAVVKLSHNDPQPVVVMGQSIGASLSVLAFSHARNFNPLNVPSRKPACMVIDSGFASFPGMVRNALSNSWLLWPLAYPVSWLFPSNFEPISYAADYTVPVLQFHSKDDRVVPFSQGIALRDAFQNVVWQETTGAHIATFAQQANRELLLSFLQGCHSGMQDKKVSFEGNLTEKSHPKR encoded by the coding sequence ATGACTCTCATGCGTATTTTTATCGTGTTACTTCTGCTCGGCGTAACGGGCTGTGAGTCCATGACGGCGTTTTATTTCCATCCGTCCAAACCTTATTATAATGATCCACAGGATTTCGGAATCGAGTATCAAGAAATTGTGGTTCCAACAGAGGATGGGGAACAGCTGGTCAATTGGTTTTTTCCCGCTTCGGCACCCGTGAAGGGATACGTCGTTTTTTTCCATGGAAATGCAGAGAATATAAGCACGCATTTTGCCAGTGTTTACTGGTTACCTGAAGCCGGGTACTCTGTTTTTCTGGCCGACTATCGGGGATTCGGTAAATCAACAGGTCATGCAGTTCTGCCTGTAGTGCTTGATGATATGCGTGCCGTGTTTGCTGCGGTGGTTAAACTTTCACATAACGACCCGCAGCCGGTCGTCGTGATGGGACAAAGTATCGGTGCGTCGCTCTCCGTTCTGGCTTTTAGTCATGCCCGTAATTTTAATCCGCTAAACGTCCCGTCCCGTAAGCCTGCTTGTATGGTGATTGACTCCGGGTTTGCCTCATTTCCCGGTATGGTTCGCAATGCGCTCTCGAATTCCTGGTTATTATGGCCTTTGGCGTACCCTGTGAGCTGGTTGTTTCCCTCGAATTTTGAGCCTATTTCATACGCCGCTGACTATACGGTTCCGGTTTTGCAATTTCACTCAAAAGATGATCGCGTAGTCCCCTTCAGCCAGGGCATCGCATTGAGGGATGCATTCCAGAATGTGGTTTGGCAGGAAACGACGGGCGCTCACATTGCCACCTTTGCTCAGCAAGCTAATCGTGAATTATTGCTGTCTTTTCTGCAAGGGTGTCACTCAGGGATGCAAGATAAGAAAGTTTCTTTTGAGGGTAATCTAACCGAAAAATCGCATCCGAAAAGGTGA
- a CDS encoding Lnb N-terminal periplasmic domain-containing protein: MGSLIILLCVLWASTLSANALEISDQKINSLGQHPVWLDLLHFKPGYVRSTLESQADDRRFFLAETGHLDATAELRAFIAGISSETRAGDSDKSVVCRFPARFSWLRQQVPSLARYQHECPALLAWKAQLNADQATLIFPAAYLNSPSSMYGHTLLRLDQAPHAGYKPLLAYSINFAANADPADNELVFSWKGLTGGYPTLLSVIPYYEKVKEYSNMENRDVWEFKLNLSAEELERMVNHLWELREIAFNYYFFDENCAYRILALLDVARPGLDSALDFRYWAIPADTVRALQEKGVIVSAEFRPSDATRLQANLKQLSANQQNLVYELATEPEVPESPDVLSKRLTGLEAPEQKQLLEAAYQFTRYRAIKADPETQAELARRSLKLLSRRSKLQPGSAFEGVDAPDVRDDQGHPTFRAQLMYGFDEHDYFQIASRFAYHDLLDPVSGYIRGAQIEMGELALRWQSQSVQLQSLRLIEIQSFTPRNDFIQRWSWRVSTGLHREFRSLEPELGAYLDVAFGYSFNDWSGILRTKPEWGLIYTLFELSARQGKDFNHDFSIGAGPRLGYTLQLPGLSLHSYVTTKAYSEGYSELKALLEGGIPLHPQVQFWGRVQYAHINGVEVGDFSTGLSWFF, translated from the coding sequence ATGGGAAGTCTAATTATACTGCTATGTGTATTGTGGGCCAGTACACTCAGCGCGAATGCGCTCGAAATTTCAGATCAAAAAATCAATTCACTCGGCCAGCATCCGGTTTGGTTGGATTTATTGCATTTCAAGCCCGGTTACGTGCGTTCCACCCTTGAAAGTCAGGCCGATGACCGCCGCTTCTTTCTCGCTGAAACGGGGCATCTTGATGCAACTGCGGAATTACGTGCGTTTATTGCTGGAATTAGCAGTGAAACCAGAGCTGGTGATTCCGATAAATCAGTCGTATGCCGATTCCCTGCGAGGTTTTCCTGGTTGCGGCAGCAAGTGCCGTCTCTCGCGCGTTATCAGCATGAATGCCCGGCGTTGCTGGCGTGGAAAGCCCAATTGAATGCAGATCAGGCGACACTCATCTTTCCGGCGGCATACCTGAACAGTCCATCAAGTATGTACGGGCATACTCTTCTCCGGCTGGATCAGGCACCACATGCAGGTTATAAACCGTTGTTGGCGTACAGTATCAATTTTGCGGCCAATGCAGATCCTGCTGATAATGAGCTGGTGTTTTCCTGGAAAGGGCTGACTGGTGGTTACCCGACATTGCTTTCGGTGATTCCTTATTACGAAAAAGTTAAAGAATACAGTAATATGGAAAACCGCGATGTGTGGGAGTTCAAACTGAATCTGAGTGCCGAAGAGCTGGAACGTATGGTCAATCATCTTTGGGAGCTCAGGGAAATCGCGTTCAACTATTACTTTTTTGATGAAAATTGTGCCTACCGTATACTCGCTTTGCTTGATGTCGCCAGGCCAGGGCTCGATTCTGCGCTGGATTTTCGTTACTGGGCTATTCCGGCAGATACGGTTCGAGCGCTGCAAGAAAAAGGCGTGATTGTTTCTGCAGAGTTTCGTCCGTCCGATGCAACCCGGTTGCAGGCCAATTTAAAGCAATTATCTGCTAACCAACAGAATTTGGTGTATGAATTGGCAACCGAACCTGAAGTACCGGAGTCGCCGGATGTCCTGTCGAAACGCTTGACTGGATTGGAAGCACCAGAGCAGAAGCAGCTATTGGAGGCGGCCTATCAGTTTACGCGTTATCGTGCGATCAAGGCTGATCCGGAGACACAAGCCGAATTGGCTCGTCGTTCTCTGAAACTTTTATCTCGCCGGTCCAAGTTGCAACCAGGTTCTGCATTTGAAGGTGTCGATGCGCCGGACGTGCGTGATGACCAAGGTCACCCTACATTTCGTGCCCAGCTGATGTATGGTTTTGATGAGCATGACTATTTCCAGATTGCCTCAAGGTTTGCTTATCATGATCTGCTTGATCCCGTTTCGGGGTATATTCGGGGGGCGCAAATAGAAATGGGGGAATTGGCTTTGAGATGGCAGTCGCAGTCTGTACAGCTTCAGTCCCTCAGATTGATTGAGATACAGTCTTTCACACCCCGCAATGATTTTATTCAGCGTTGGTCATGGCGGGTGTCCACGGGCTTGCATCGAGAGTTCAGGTCATTAGAGCCGGAATTGGGCGCGTATCTGGACGTTGCTTTTGGCTACAGCTTCAATGACTGGAGCGGCATATTGCGCACAAAGCCAGAGTGGGGGCTGATCTATACGCTGTTCGAGCTGTCAGCACGACAGGGAAAAGACTTCAATCACGATTTCTCGATAGGGGCGGGTCCGCGCTTGGGATATACCCTACAGCTCCCTGGATTAAGTCTTCATAGTTACGTTACAACCAAGGCGTATTCTGAAGGATATTCAGAATTGAAAGCTTTGCTTGAGGGTGGTATCCCGCTTCATCCCCAGGTTCAATTTTGGGGGCGAGTGCAATACGCTCACATCAACGGGGTTGAAGTTGGCGACTTTTCTACAGGGCTAAGTTGGTTCTTTTAG
- a CDS encoding DUF3015 family protein translates to MKKIIAASALLMGSSYLMAAGGHGPAGCGLGTAVVFKNPTQWHEHVLAATTNGTSGNQTFGMTSGTLGCKDANGPLAGGPSIYFDKNMDQIAADSAQGEGESLEVLAALIGIEQADQAAFNKMMQNNFDSIFASSNVTSGIALEQLAVLMSTDATLKKYLG, encoded by the coding sequence ATGAAAAAAATAATTGCGGCAAGTGCTCTTCTGATGGGTTCTAGCTATTTGATGGCTGCTGGTGGTCATGGTCCGGCAGGGTGTGGCCTGGGAACGGCAGTCGTGTTCAAGAACCCGACTCAATGGCACGAGCATGTGCTCGCAGCAACTACCAACGGTACCTCTGGCAACCAGACTTTTGGTATGACCTCTGGAACTTTGGGTTGTAAAGACGCAAATGGTCCTTTGGCGGGCGGCCCAAGCATTTATTTCGATAAGAATATGGACCAGATCGCTGCGGATTCTGCACAGGGTGAAGGTGAGTCCCTGGAAGTATTGGCTGCACTGATTGGTATCGAGCAAGCGGATCAGGCGGCGTTTAACAAAATGATGCAGAACAACTTCGACAGCATTTTCGCTTCATCGAATGTCACTTCTGGTATTGCACTTGAGCAACTGGCAGTTTTGATGTCGACTGACGCTACTTTGAAAAAATATCTGGGCTAA
- a CDS encoding helix-turn-helix transcriptional regulator, with protein sequence MQTFLRRLAILDYLKRVRTAKSTQDILYHLTATGYLLDDLEPKSLQRVVQRDLVFLRGGPLNGEADNEFGLDVTPGVRRALLWQMEPYGLQSFDFEKMPKFLALAFSMVRKHLISIMPQNTVAELTAFFDHAEEKLALSENSLSPENYRRLKESIEFFQRGQRLQAAPINPETLDTIYRAIVKNRQVQFRYRSKDYCVHPLGVAILLPKLYLIGTKVNGVDESTPVSRSGTGVRVEYRNFLIHKIEDIYLSQNAAEIPDGFSLKQYLDEGHMDVLVDYRDTERYTLRLHLTIPSGRRGLLDDLRDSPISVDQIIAERETVHKQDGLEAYCLTATVRRTVQLRNWLLSLGSVATVIEPHVIREDLLATVRDLQRNYERD encoded by the coding sequence ATGCAAACATTTCTTCGCCGCCTGGCAATTCTGGACTATCTGAAACGTGTGCGTACTGCCAAAAGCACTCAGGACATACTGTATCATCTGACAGCGACTGGGTATTTGCTGGATGACCTTGAGCCAAAGAGTTTGCAGCGAGTTGTCCAGCGCGATCTTGTTTTTCTCCGTGGCGGGCCATTAAACGGCGAAGCTGATAACGAATTCGGATTGGATGTGACTCCCGGTGTGCGGCGAGCGCTGTTATGGCAAATGGAGCCCTATGGCCTGCAATCCTTCGATTTCGAGAAAATGCCGAAGTTTCTGGCGTTAGCCTTTTCTATGGTCAGAAAGCATTTGATTTCGATCATGCCTCAGAATACGGTGGCGGAGTTAACGGCTTTTTTCGATCACGCCGAGGAAAAGCTGGCGTTGTCTGAAAATTCACTGTCACCCGAGAACTATCGACGATTGAAGGAAAGCATTGAGTTTTTCCAGCGCGGGCAGCGGCTGCAAGCTGCGCCGATTAATCCGGAAACGCTCGATACGATTTATCGGGCGATTGTGAAAAACCGACAGGTGCAATTTCGCTATCGCAGTAAAGATTACTGCGTGCATCCCCTGGGTGTGGCCATATTGTTGCCAAAATTGTATCTGATTGGTACCAAAGTTAATGGTGTAGATGAGTCTACTCCGGTATCGCGTTCGGGAACCGGTGTCCGCGTGGAATACAGAAATTTTTTAATTCACAAAATCGAAGACATCTACCTGAGCCAGAACGCCGCTGAAATCCCGGACGGGTTTTCACTGAAACAGTATCTGGATGAGGGGCATATGGATGTGTTGGTCGACTATCGTGATACTGAACGCTATACCCTGAGGTTACATTTAACTATTCCCTCTGGCCGTCGCGGGCTGTTGGATGATTTACGGGATAGTCCGATCAGCGTTGATCAGATAATTGCTGAACGTGAAACCGTACACAAACAAGACGGGCTTGAAGCCTATTGCTTAACGGCGACCGTACGACGCACGGTGCAGCTTCGGAATTGGTTGCTGTCATTAGGTTCAGTTGCAACGGTAATAGAGCCACATGTTATTCGCGAGGATTTGCTTGCAACAGTGCGAGATCTGCAAAGAAATTACGAAAGAGATTGA
- a CDS encoding NfeD family protein, whose amino-acid sequence MIDWLNTSVAYWHWLVIGMLLLGGEIFLNGFILFWFGISALVVACAMLFFTIPFEQQLLLFGLCALLSLVAWFVLIRPKWKDKTLAGLGKEALTGQVGMVIESNQGKTRGRLRFPAPILGEDEWIFICDSEIAMGERVKVYDISGNSLMVRPLNENSPAPTHLS is encoded by the coding sequence ATGATTGACTGGCTCAACACCTCAGTGGCCTACTGGCACTGGCTTGTAATCGGAATGTTGCTGCTCGGCGGCGAAATATTTCTAAATGGATTTATTCTGTTCTGGTTTGGCATCAGCGCGTTGGTTGTGGCATGTGCGATGCTCTTCTTCACGATCCCCTTTGAACAACAATTATTGCTTTTCGGTCTCTGCGCCCTGCTCAGCCTGGTAGCGTGGTTTGTACTCATTCGCCCAAAATGGAAAGACAAAACGCTCGCTGGGCTGGGCAAAGAAGCGCTGACAGGACAGGTTGGCATGGTAATCGAAAGCAATCAAGGCAAAACCCGGGGGCGACTACGCTTCCCTGCCCCGATTCTCGGGGAGGATGAGTGGATTTTTATTTGTGACAGCGAGATTGCAATGGGAGAGCGCGTCAAAGTTTATGACATATCAGGTAACTCACTGATGGTAAGACCTCTGAACGAAAATAGCCCGGCTCCGACTCACTTGTCATAA
- a CDS encoding SPFH domain-containing protein, which translates to MEALIIIGVLVILVIVTLAMGIRTVPQGSKHIVQRLGKYHATLTPGLNVIIPYFDTVAYKVTTKDIVLDIPSQEVITQDNATIIANAVAYINIVAPEKAVYGVENYTIAIQNLVQTALRSIVGEMKLDDALSSRDLIKAKLKQAISDDIADWGITLKTVEIQDINPSDTMQKAMEEQAAAERQRRATVTRAEGEKQAAILEAEGRLEASRRDAEAQVVLADASKEAIKRVSEAIGEQELPVMYLLGERYIESLNSLAKSDNAKSVVYPADISQTVKGILNRN; encoded by the coding sequence ATGGAAGCATTAATTATTATCGGAGTACTGGTTATACTCGTCATCGTCACCTTGGCGATGGGCATTCGCACCGTCCCTCAAGGCTCAAAACATATCGTACAACGTTTGGGTAAATATCATGCGACTCTTACACCAGGCCTGAACGTTATCATTCCCTATTTCGATACCGTGGCCTACAAAGTGACCACTAAAGATATCGTACTGGATATCCCGTCCCAGGAAGTGATCACCCAGGATAACGCAACTATCATTGCCAATGCGGTCGCTTACATTAACATTGTCGCACCAGAAAAAGCGGTTTACGGCGTTGAGAACTACACGATCGCCATTCAAAATCTGGTCCAGACGGCGCTGCGATCCATCGTGGGCGAGATGAAGCTGGACGATGCACTTTCTTCCCGAGACCTGATCAAAGCAAAATTGAAGCAAGCGATTTCCGACGACATTGCAGACTGGGGCATCACCCTGAAAACAGTAGAGATACAAGATATCAACCCATCTGATACAATGCAAAAAGCCATGGAAGAACAAGCGGCAGCAGAGCGGCAACGTCGTGCAACAGTGACCCGCGCAGAGGGTGAAAAACAGGCTGCGATTCTGGAAGCAGAAGGTCGACTGGAAGCATCTCGCCGTGATGCTGAAGCTCAGGTGGTCTTGGCTGATGCGAGCAAAGAGGCAATAAAACGGGTTAGTGAGGCGATCGGTGAACAGGAGCTACCGGTGATGTATTTATTAGGCGAACGCTACATCGAGTCGCTCAACTCGCTTGCCAAATCAGACAATGCCAAGAGTGTCGTGTATCCTGCGGATATCTCTCAAACCGTTAAGGGTATTCTCAATCGCAACTGA
- a CDS encoding 23S rRNA (adenine(2030)-N(6))-methyltransferase RlmJ, whose product MIQKDKPFWYLDTHSGAGIYDLAGAEAQKTNEAHHGIHVMLRESEEKLPEALHLYLRLVKRLQAKHPHHYPGSPWFAQQILRPQDKLRLFELHPKDHQHLEKHFRQDRRCRIEKADGHHGLKALLPPPPKRALILIDPPYEQEKEYNEVIKSITESLKRFATGTYIVWYPLIQRASTQGRNKSGSAENMLKQLKRTHSDWLNVQFCPDTRIQGMFGSGLFIINPPWLLAEQLQKGLTALAHYLGQDTHSRISIESNN is encoded by the coding sequence ATGATCCAAAAAGACAAACCATTCTGGTACCTGGACACGCATTCCGGTGCGGGTATTTACGATTTGGCTGGAGCGGAAGCTCAGAAGACCAACGAAGCCCACCATGGGATTCACGTAATGCTGCGCGAGTCTGAGGAGAAGCTGCCGGAAGCCCTGCACCTCTATCTCCGCCTGGTTAAGCGACTACAGGCAAAACACCCCCACCACTATCCCGGTTCCCCGTGGTTTGCACAACAAATATTACGGCCCCAGGACAAACTGCGTCTGTTTGAACTGCACCCGAAAGACCATCAACATCTGGAAAAACATTTCCGACAGGACCGTCGCTGCCGAATTGAAAAAGCGGATGGTCACCACGGATTGAAAGCACTTCTGCCCCCTCCTCCCAAACGGGCTCTGATCCTTATAGACCCCCCTTACGAGCAGGAAAAAGAGTATAACGAGGTTATTAAAAGCATTACAGAATCACTGAAACGATTCGCGACTGGGACATACATCGTCTGGTATCCGCTGATCCAGCGTGCCTCAACCCAGGGTAGAAACAAATCCGGTAGCGCAGAAAACATGCTTAAACAACTGAAGCGGACCCATTCAGATTGGCTGAACGTGCAATTTTGTCCTGATACTCGCATTCAGGGCATGTTTGGCAGTGGCTTGTTTATTATCAACCCGCCTTGGTTACTTGCAGAACAGCTTCAGAAAGGCCTAACCGCATTAGCACATTATCTGGGACAGGATACACACAGCCGAATCTCGATTGAAAGTAACAACTAA
- a CDS encoding GNAT family N-acetyltransferase, which yields MEIQILQAKYDDAMDAIAIGDLMHAYSVDPMGGEAALGDEIRDILAQELGKVPNAFTVLCRIDGKPAGLINCLQGFSTFKCKPLINIHDVIVAKQYRGLGLSQKMLEHVEEIARDRGCCKLTLEVLEGNVVARKAYQRFGFAGYELDPKHGKAMFWQKNI from the coding sequence GTGGAAATACAGATTCTTCAAGCTAAATATGATGACGCAATGGATGCGATTGCCATTGGTGACTTGATGCACGCCTACTCTGTTGACCCCATGGGCGGGGAAGCGGCATTAGGGGATGAAATCAGAGACATTCTGGCGCAAGAGTTAGGCAAGGTTCCCAATGCTTTCACGGTGCTGTGTCGCATTGATGGAAAACCTGCAGGGTTGATTAATTGTCTTCAAGGTTTTTCTACATTTAAGTGTAAGCCGCTGATCAATATCCATGACGTGATCGTTGCCAAGCAATACCGTGGATTGGGCCTCAGTCAGAAAATGCTGGAGCACGTTGAAGAGATCGCGCGGGATCGCGGTTGCTGTAAATTAACACTCGAAGTGCTCGAAGGAAATGTAGTTGCCCGGAAGGCCTATCAGCGTTTCGGGTTTGCCGGGTATGAGTTGGACCCAAAGCATGGTAAGGCAATGTTTTGGCAGAAAAATATTTGA